A portion of the Carya illinoinensis cultivar Pawnee chromosome 11, C.illinoinensisPawnee_v1, whole genome shotgun sequence genome contains these proteins:
- the LOC122282748 gene encoding protein EDS1L-like isoform X1, whose product MAGGGRLGDLIEMDEELIMKACSSAMNAHKLPGKPFTFEKFRASSGTYTAFIFGFAGSWSVNDLQIVQNPFGETQIKTELFPSLKSIGNDEFAMVNQCSQQRFEERILGTSDFRAKVQMAMQERVRGRKQMVFTGHSTGGSIAILATLWFLENYSIKLDASPLCVTFGCPLTGNHIFSHALRREKWASYFKHFVMRYDIIPRILLAPIPSIDQNIPPILQFFDAKSKNPALQHFGNITTQQASDFFITVMRNASAMTSHAACKLMGNTNLLLETATSFISLSPYKPFGTYIFCTGNGKLVVLSNPDAVLQLLFYSCQLSRETDQEVVDIAFRSLLQHFVYESELQESLQMQDVHNLDSSQLETLPLSAEAGGDSATLNSALNDLGLSTSARLCLRAAGEFEKRKRGNEDYINGKKKDINKVMEELEDYRQKSALRMLGSYDAFKLQKDEEGFKANVKRLELAGTFDEIIEMSKGYELPDGFEGDRGWVELGTRYRRLVEPLDIANYYRHSKNEDTGAYMKRGRPKRYRYTQRWREHAEKMATDASGESNFWAELEEIRSKTGNREGFEEVKDRVLKLEEGVHKWVGGGDLSMDVFLEESTLVKWWKTLPDAHKSGSRLSRFMNG is encoded by the exons ATGGCTGGTGGAGGAAGGCTTGGAGACCTCATAGAAATGGATGAAGAGCTTATCATGAAAGCTTGCTCTTCTGCCATGAACGCTCACAAGCTTCCAGGGAAGCCCTTTACTTTTGAGAAATTCCGTGCTTCATCAGGTACTTATACGGCCTTCATTTTCGGCTTTGCTGGATCTTGGTCTGTAAATGATTTGCAGATTGTTCAAAACCCTTTTGGAGAAACCCAGATCAAAACCGAACTGTTTCCTTCTCTTAAAAGTATAGGCAACGATGAATTTGCCATGGTTAATCAATGTTCTCAGCAGAGGTTCGAGGAGAGGATCTTGGGGACTTCAGATTTCCGAGCTAAG GTGCAAATGGCCATGCAAGAACGTGTGAGAGGGAGGAAGCAAATGGTGTTTACAGGACACTCCACGGGTGGTTCAATTGCCATCCTTGCAACACTTTGGTTCTTGGAAAACTACTCCATAAAACTGGATGCCTCGCCTCTCTGTGTGACATTTGGATGTCCTCTAACTGGTAATCACATATTTTCACATGCTCTTAGGCGAGAGAAATGGGCTTCCTACTTCAAACACTTTGTCATGAGATATGACATTATCCCCCGGATCTTGCTTGCTCCTATACCATCCATTGATCAAAATATTCCACCAATATTGCAATTTTTCGATGCAAAATCCAAAAACCCTGCACTTCAACACTTTGGCAATATCACGACTCAACAGGCGTCGGATTTTTTTATTACTGTAATGAGAAATGCATCGGCCATGACAAGccatgctgcctgcaaactcatGGGGAACACAAATTTGCTCTTGGAAACTGCAACCAGCTTCATATCATTAAGCCCTTACAAACCCTTTGGAACCTACATCTTCTGCACTGGCAACGGAAAACTGGTGGTGTTGAGCAACCCAGATGCTGTTCTGCAGCTACTGTTTTACTCTTGCCAATTGAGCAGGGAAACTGATCAAGAGGTAGTAGACATTGCCTTTAGAAGTCTTCTGCAACATTTTGTATATGAATCTGAACTGCAAGAAAGTTTACAAATGCAAGATGTACACAATCTTGACTCGAGCCAATTGGAAACCCTCCCACTGTCTGCAGAGGCAGGAGGTGATAGTGCCACGCTCAACTCAGCCTTGAATGACCTCGGATTG AGCACGAGCGCCAGACTGTGTCTTCGTGCTGCTGGAGAATTTGAGAAGCGAAAGCGGGGAAACGAGGATTATATCAATGGTAAGAAGAAAGACATCAACAAAGTAATGGAGGAGCTAGAAGACTACCGACAGAAGAGTGCGCTTAGGATGTTAGGCTCTTATGATGCCTTCAAGCTTCAAAAAGACGAGGAGGGCTTCAAAGCTAATGTGAAGAGACTTGAGCTAGCAGGTACATTCGATGAAATCATCGAGATGTCAAAAGGATACGAACTCCCTGATGGATTCGAGGGTGATAGGGGTTGGGTAGAGCTCGGAACTAGGTATCGCCGCCTTGTAGAGCCCCTGGATATCGCCAACTACTATCGACACTCCAAGAACGAGGACACGGGAGCCTATATGAAGAGGGGCAGGCCAAAGCGTTACAGATACACACAGAGATGGCGGGAGCATGCTGAGAAGATGGCTACCGATGCCAGTGGAGAATCCAATTTCTGGGCAGAGTTAGAGGAGATCCGCAGCAAAACTGGTAACAGGGAAGGGTTTGAAGAAGTCAAAGATAGAGTTTTAAAGCTAGAAGAAGGTGTGCATAAATGGGTTGGTGGCGGTGACTTGAGTATGGATGTGTTCTTGGAGGAATCCACCCttgtgaagtggtggaaaacACTTCCTGACGCGCATAAGAGTGGATCTCGCCTTTCTCGATTCATGAATGGATAA
- the LOC122282748 gene encoding protein EDS1L-like isoform X2: MAGGGRLGDLIEMDEELIMKACSSAMNAHKLPGKPFTFEKFRASSGNDEFAMVNQCSQQRFEERILGTSDFRAKVQMAMQERVRGRKQMVFTGHSTGGSIAILATLWFLENYSIKLDASPLCVTFGCPLTGNHIFSHALRREKWASYFKHFVMRYDIIPRILLAPIPSIDQNIPPILQFFDAKSKNPALQHFGNITTQQASDFFITVMRNASAMTSHAACKLMGNTNLLLETATSFISLSPYKPFGTYIFCTGNGKLVVLSNPDAVLQLLFYSCQLSRETDQEVVDIAFRSLLQHFVYESELQESLQMQDVHNLDSSQLETLPLSAEAGGDSATLNSALNDLGLSTSARLCLRAAGEFEKRKRGNEDYINGKKKDINKVMEELEDYRQKSALRMLGSYDAFKLQKDEEGFKANVKRLELAGTFDEIIEMSKGYELPDGFEGDRGWVELGTRYRRLVEPLDIANYYRHSKNEDTGAYMKRGRPKRYRYTQRWREHAEKMATDASGESNFWAELEEIRSKTGNREGFEEVKDRVLKLEEGVHKWVGGGDLSMDVFLEESTLVKWWKTLPDAHKSGSRLSRFMNG, from the exons ATGGCTGGTGGAGGAAGGCTTGGAGACCTCATAGAAATGGATGAAGAGCTTATCATGAAAGCTTGCTCTTCTGCCATGAACGCTCACAAGCTTCCAGGGAAGCCCTTTACTTTTGAGAAATTCCGTGCTTCATCAG GCAACGATGAATTTGCCATGGTTAATCAATGTTCTCAGCAGAGGTTCGAGGAGAGGATCTTGGGGACTTCAGATTTCCGAGCTAAG GTGCAAATGGCCATGCAAGAACGTGTGAGAGGGAGGAAGCAAATGGTGTTTACAGGACACTCCACGGGTGGTTCAATTGCCATCCTTGCAACACTTTGGTTCTTGGAAAACTACTCCATAAAACTGGATGCCTCGCCTCTCTGTGTGACATTTGGATGTCCTCTAACTGGTAATCACATATTTTCACATGCTCTTAGGCGAGAGAAATGGGCTTCCTACTTCAAACACTTTGTCATGAGATATGACATTATCCCCCGGATCTTGCTTGCTCCTATACCATCCATTGATCAAAATATTCCACCAATATTGCAATTTTTCGATGCAAAATCCAAAAACCCTGCACTTCAACACTTTGGCAATATCACGACTCAACAGGCGTCGGATTTTTTTATTACTGTAATGAGAAATGCATCGGCCATGACAAGccatgctgcctgcaaactcatGGGGAACACAAATTTGCTCTTGGAAACTGCAACCAGCTTCATATCATTAAGCCCTTACAAACCCTTTGGAACCTACATCTTCTGCACTGGCAACGGAAAACTGGTGGTGTTGAGCAACCCAGATGCTGTTCTGCAGCTACTGTTTTACTCTTGCCAATTGAGCAGGGAAACTGATCAAGAGGTAGTAGACATTGCCTTTAGAAGTCTTCTGCAACATTTTGTATATGAATCTGAACTGCAAGAAAGTTTACAAATGCAAGATGTACACAATCTTGACTCGAGCCAATTGGAAACCCTCCCACTGTCTGCAGAGGCAGGAGGTGATAGTGCCACGCTCAACTCAGCCTTGAATGACCTCGGATTG AGCACGAGCGCCAGACTGTGTCTTCGTGCTGCTGGAGAATTTGAGAAGCGAAAGCGGGGAAACGAGGATTATATCAATGGTAAGAAGAAAGACATCAACAAAGTAATGGAGGAGCTAGAAGACTACCGACAGAAGAGTGCGCTTAGGATGTTAGGCTCTTATGATGCCTTCAAGCTTCAAAAAGACGAGGAGGGCTTCAAAGCTAATGTGAAGAGACTTGAGCTAGCAGGTACATTCGATGAAATCATCGAGATGTCAAAAGGATACGAACTCCCTGATGGATTCGAGGGTGATAGGGGTTGGGTAGAGCTCGGAACTAGGTATCGCCGCCTTGTAGAGCCCCTGGATATCGCCAACTACTATCGACACTCCAAGAACGAGGACACGGGAGCCTATATGAAGAGGGGCAGGCCAAAGCGTTACAGATACACACAGAGATGGCGGGAGCATGCTGAGAAGATGGCTACCGATGCCAGTGGAGAATCCAATTTCTGGGCAGAGTTAGAGGAGATCCGCAGCAAAACTGGTAACAGGGAAGGGTTTGAAGAAGTCAAAGATAGAGTTTTAAAGCTAGAAGAAGGTGTGCATAAATGGGTTGGTGGCGGTGACTTGAGTATGGATGTGTTCTTGGAGGAATCCACCCttgtgaagtggtggaaaacACTTCCTGACGCGCATAAGAGTGGATCTCGCCTTTCTCGATTCATGAATGGATAA
- the LOC122282925 gene encoding uncharacterized protein LOC122282925 — MFSDSITTPSISSAHNARDLGKKRRANRSAKLKQCKLDARREQWLSQCTAKNKECKEEQNSGGQCRKGDKRSLENLEMSSRGEEMHGSIHQYSYFESPSNSPTSANSSVLGGTDSGTNFTGSNSSSSGSSSGGCCSGCITEDEEGGGEDDGCLDDWEAVADALAAEDEDKRQNLCSESPPERECRSQLVSPPDGMSLGGESSMPECPKMVSGAWGNSRAWRPDDACRPSSLPSLSKQQSFPNPDRHYGGGVAWASKSVLSAPSSCPICYEDLDITDSSFLPCLCGFRLCLFCHKRILEADGRCPGCRKPYDTIVEAESSINGGNPTFRLARSCSMIARS, encoded by the exons ATGTTTTCCGATTCAATCACCACCCCTTCGATTTCTTCGGCCCACAACGCCAGGGATTTGGGCAAGAAGAGAAGG GCCAACAGGTCCGCCAAATTGAAGCAGTGCAAGCTCGATGCTCGTCGCGAGCAATGGCTTTCTCAAT GTACCGCAAAGAACAAGGAATGCAAAGAAGAGCAAAACAGCGGTGGTCAGTGTCGCAAAGGGGATAAACGTTCGTTGGAGAATTTAGAGATGAGTTCTAGAGGAGAAGAGATGCATGGGTCCATTCATCAGTACAGCTATTTCGAGTCGCCGTCGAACAGTCCAACCAGTGCGAATAGTAGCGTCTTGGGCGGTACCGATTCAGGAACAAATTTCACTGGCAGTAATAGCAGCAGCAGCGGCAGTAGCAGTGGTGGGTGCTGTTCCGGGTGTATTACCGAAGATGAGGAAGGAGGAGGGGAAGATGATGGGTGCTTGGACGATTGGGAGGCCGTGGCAGATGCTTTAGCGGCTGAAGACGAAGACAAGCGCCAGAACCTGTGTTCGGAATCACCCCCTGAGCGCGAATGCCGTTCCCAATTGGTTTCTCCGCCGGATGGGATGAGCTTAGGAGGTGAGAGTTCGATGCCAGAATGTCCTAAAATGGTTTCGGGGGCTTGGGGGAACAGCCGGGCGTGGAGGCCCGACGATGCTTGTCGACCTAGTAGTTTACCCAGTTTGTCTAAGCAGCAAAGCTTCCCTAATCCGGACCGGCATTATGGCGGAGGGGTTGCGTGGGCTTCTAAGAGTGTGCTGTCTGCGCCATCTTCATGTCCTATATGCTATGAGGATTTGGATATCACGGACTCCAGCTTTTTGCCTTGCTTGTGCGGGTTTAGGCTCTGCCTCTTTTGCCACAAGAGGATTCTTGAGGCGGACGGGCGCTGTCCTGGCTGCAGGAAGCCGTATGATACCATTGTTGAGGCGGAGTCGAGTATTAATGGCGGCAACCCAACATTCCGGCTGGCTCGTTCTTGTAGCATGATCGCAAGGTCTTAG
- the LOC122280414 gene encoding paired amphipathic helix protein Sin3-like 5: MMAESLSLSLDHQKQIMKFPDDEEIYENFLRIAKDFQYKRCSHKQEDAIEFLRVMKDTFKDRQPETYDDHFLEALQLDCRSSEKRCTDDDDHDDKVLQLKDAYEFLNLVKEAFKDNPAIYHRFFLLIKHWRLKRIDFFALRSAVEDLFEGQPELLVGFNTFLPTGFEITLAVSKIKEKARNFLYRIKMRFANENQHFVSFAHSVNECCNGEKSFIQFLRELSVIFSSNEDLLLELVQGICDESFIS; encoded by the exons ATGATGGCTGAATCTCTATCTCTCTCGCTAGATCATCAGAAGCAGATCATGAAGTTTCCGGACGATGAAGAAATATACGAGAATTTCCTCAGAATAGCGAAAGATTTTCAGTACAAAAG GTGTTCACATAAACAAGAGGACGCAATAGAGTTTCTGAGGGTCATGAAGGATACGTTTAAGGACAGGCAGCCAGAGACATACGATGATCATTTCTTGGAAGCACTCCAATTAGATTGCAGATCATCAGAAAAaag GTGTACTGACGATGACGATCATGATGACAAAGTACTCCAACTAAAGGATGCATATGAATTTCTGAATTTAGTGAAGGAGGCTTTCAAAGACAACCCAGCAATATACCATCGTTTCTTCCTTTTAATCAAACATTGGAGACTAAAAAg GATCGACTTCTTTGCACTTAGGTCGGCAGTGGAAGATTTATTCGAGGGCCAGCCTGAACTGCTCGTGGGTTTCAATACTTTCTTACCAACAGGATTTGAGATCACTCTTGCAGTTTCAAAGATCAAGGAGAAGGCAAGGAATTTTCTATATAGAATCAAG ATGCGATTCGCCAATGAAAACCAGCACTTTGTATCATTTGCACATTCtgtgaatgaatgttgtaatgGGGAAAAGAGCTTCATCCAATTTCTTAGAGAG TTGAGCGTTATCTTTTCTAGTAATGAAGATTTACTCTTGGAGCTCGTTCAAGGTATATGCGACGAATCTTTTATAAGTTAG
- the LOC122281715 gene encoding TORTIFOLIA1-like protein 3 isoform X2: MAQNLKHRVFTCLTKLSDRDTHSIAVSELESIARTLEPAHYPTFLSCIHSTDPSDKSPVRKQCVNLLAILSENHGNALSPYLSKMLSSITRRLRDPDSSVRSACVNSVAAMSSHVTKPPFVSFLKPLADALFTEQDLNAQIGAALCLAAAIDAAPDPDPARLAKLFPRFEKLLKCESFKAKAALLALMGTVVSAGAASFNGASKNLVPCLMEFLRREDWTARKAAAEALLSLAVVERDTLAEYKAGCLKVFESRRYDKVKAVREVMNQMLEAWKQIPDVSDEASPPPRSDSSSKDNASDGRHALGSNPCAAGSEARQLRKKPILAGQLTPSDSSSAISARKRSILESNGNKTNPPIFRKLDHKKALDWKVEITVPNVSGSFEVDYKETDENVPERRNVETNRLSKAETKRLLFSKNSDDKMHKFGGSKSESRVVPCQEEIPESTVVVSNVSDFPRNHKECEDLALIRNQLVQIEKQQSSLLDLLQAASQLSNFLCAFRDSLGAHKMECVLWRHVCMA, from the exons atggcccaaaaccTCAAGCACCGAGTCTTCACCTGCCTCACCAAACTGTCCGACCGTGATACTCACTCCATCGCCGTCTCCGAACTCGAGTCCATTGCCCGAACGCTGGAACCGGCCCACTATCCTACCTTCCTCTCCTGCATTCACTCCACCGACCCCTCCGACAAGTCGCCGGTGCGCAAACAGTGCGTGAACCTCTTGGCAATTCTCTCGGAGAATCATGGCAACGCGCTCTCTCCTTACCTCTCCAAAATGCTATCCTCAATCACCCGCCGCCTCCGTGACCCTGACTCCTCGGTCCGATCCGCTTGCGTGAATTCCGTCGCGGCTATGTCGTCTCACGTGACGAAGCCGCCGTTTGTCTCTTTCCTGAAGCCCTTGGCCGACGCGCTATTCACGGAACAGGACCTGAACGCGCAGATCGGAGCGGCTTTGTGCTTGGCTGCGGCAATCGATGCTGCTCCGGATCCGGACCCGGCGAGACTGGCAAAGCTGTTTCCGAGGTTCGAGAAGTTGTTGAAATGCGAGAGCTTTAAGGCGAAGGCGGCGCTTCTGGCTCTAATGGGGACCGTTGTTAGCGCTGGTGCGGCGTCTTTTAACGGGGCATCGAAGAACTTAGTGCCTTGTCTGATGGAATTCTTGCGTAGGGAAGACTGGACGGCGAGGAAGGCTGCTGCGGAGGCTTTGCTGAGTTTGGCGGTGGTGGAGAGGGATACCCTCGCGGAATATAAGGCCGGTTGTTTGAAGGTCTTCGAGAGCCGTCGATACGATAAG GTGAAGGCTGTGCGGGAGGTTATGAATCAAATGTTGGAGGCTTGGAAGCAGATTCCTGATGTTTCGGATGAGGCATCACCACCTCCGCGATCGGACTCTTCTTCAAAAG ACAATGCAAGTGATGGACGCCATGCACTTGGTTCCAACCCCTGTGCTGCTGGTTCGGAAGCTCGTCAATTGAGGAAGAAACCGATCCTAGCTGGTCAGTTAACCCCGTCTGATAGTTCATCTGCTATCAGTGCTAGAAAGAGAAGTATTCTGGAAAGCAATGGCAATAAAACAAATCCACCAATATTTCGGAAGCTGGACCACAAGAAAGCTTTAGACTGGAAAGTTGAGATTACAGTACCTAATGTTTCTGGGTCTTTTGAGGTTGATTATAAGGAGACAGATGAGAATGTCCCCGAGAGAAGGAACGTTGAGACAAATAGGTTATCAAAGGCTGAAACAAAACGGTTGCTCTTCAGTAAGAACTCTGATGACAAGATGCACAAGTTTGGTGGGAGCAAGAGTGAATCTCGTGTGGTTCCATGTCAAGAAGAGATCCCAGAGTCCACTGTTGTTGTCAGTAATGTTTCAGATTTCCCGAGGAACCACAAAGAGTGTGAGGATTTAGCTTTAATTCGCAATCAGCTTGTTCAGATCGAAAAGCAGCAATCTAGTCTACTTGATCTCCTGCAG GCTGCTTCTCAGCTTTCTAATTTTCTTTGTGCATTTAGAGATTCATTGGGAGCTCACAAAATGGAATGCGTTCTTTGGAGACACGTGTGCATGGCCTAG
- the LOC122281715 gene encoding TORTIFOLIA1-like protein 3 isoform X1, whose amino-acid sequence MAQNLKHRVFTCLTKLSDRDTHSIAVSELESIARTLEPAHYPTFLSCIHSTDPSDKSPVRKQCVNLLAILSENHGNALSPYLSKMLSSITRRLRDPDSSVRSACVNSVAAMSSHVTKPPFVSFLKPLADALFTEQDLNAQIGAALCLAAAIDAAPDPDPARLAKLFPRFEKLLKCESFKAKAALLALMGTVVSAGAASFNGASKNLVPCLMEFLRREDWTARKAAAEALLSLAVVERDTLAEYKAGCLKVFESRRYDKVKAVREVMNQMLEAWKQIPDVSDEASPPPRSDSSSKDNASDGRHALGSNPCAAGSEARQLRKKPILAGQLTPSDSSSAISARKRSILESNGNKTNPPIFRKLDHKKALDWKVEITVPNVSGSFEVDYKETDENVPERRNVETNRLSKAETKRLLFSKNSDDKMHKFGGSKSESRVVPCQEEIPESTVVVSNVSDFPRNHKECEDLALIRNQLVQIEKQQSSLLDLLQRFIGSSQNGMRSLETRVHGLELALDEISCDLAVSTGRMTKTDSFGSKCCLLPGADFLSSKFWRKTEGRYSSRLSISGIPPTVPAMCHRADKRGNAETFELENRMSQLRGVGGFILNPLAEIQSDSRGIAEVAHH is encoded by the exons atggcccaaaaccTCAAGCACCGAGTCTTCACCTGCCTCACCAAACTGTCCGACCGTGATACTCACTCCATCGCCGTCTCCGAACTCGAGTCCATTGCCCGAACGCTGGAACCGGCCCACTATCCTACCTTCCTCTCCTGCATTCACTCCACCGACCCCTCCGACAAGTCGCCGGTGCGCAAACAGTGCGTGAACCTCTTGGCAATTCTCTCGGAGAATCATGGCAACGCGCTCTCTCCTTACCTCTCCAAAATGCTATCCTCAATCACCCGCCGCCTCCGTGACCCTGACTCCTCGGTCCGATCCGCTTGCGTGAATTCCGTCGCGGCTATGTCGTCTCACGTGACGAAGCCGCCGTTTGTCTCTTTCCTGAAGCCCTTGGCCGACGCGCTATTCACGGAACAGGACCTGAACGCGCAGATCGGAGCGGCTTTGTGCTTGGCTGCGGCAATCGATGCTGCTCCGGATCCGGACCCGGCGAGACTGGCAAAGCTGTTTCCGAGGTTCGAGAAGTTGTTGAAATGCGAGAGCTTTAAGGCGAAGGCGGCGCTTCTGGCTCTAATGGGGACCGTTGTTAGCGCTGGTGCGGCGTCTTTTAACGGGGCATCGAAGAACTTAGTGCCTTGTCTGATGGAATTCTTGCGTAGGGAAGACTGGACGGCGAGGAAGGCTGCTGCGGAGGCTTTGCTGAGTTTGGCGGTGGTGGAGAGGGATACCCTCGCGGAATATAAGGCCGGTTGTTTGAAGGTCTTCGAGAGCCGTCGATACGATAAG GTGAAGGCTGTGCGGGAGGTTATGAATCAAATGTTGGAGGCTTGGAAGCAGATTCCTGATGTTTCGGATGAGGCATCACCACCTCCGCGATCGGACTCTTCTTCAAAAG ACAATGCAAGTGATGGACGCCATGCACTTGGTTCCAACCCCTGTGCTGCTGGTTCGGAAGCTCGTCAATTGAGGAAGAAACCGATCCTAGCTGGTCAGTTAACCCCGTCTGATAGTTCATCTGCTATCAGTGCTAGAAAGAGAAGTATTCTGGAAAGCAATGGCAATAAAACAAATCCACCAATATTTCGGAAGCTGGACCACAAGAAAGCTTTAGACTGGAAAGTTGAGATTACAGTACCTAATGTTTCTGGGTCTTTTGAGGTTGATTATAAGGAGACAGATGAGAATGTCCCCGAGAGAAGGAACGTTGAGACAAATAGGTTATCAAAGGCTGAAACAAAACGGTTGCTCTTCAGTAAGAACTCTGATGACAAGATGCACAAGTTTGGTGGGAGCAAGAGTGAATCTCGTGTGGTTCCATGTCAAGAAGAGATCCCAGAGTCCACTGTTGTTGTCAGTAATGTTTCAGATTTCCCGAGGAACCACAAAGAGTGTGAGGATTTAGCTTTAATTCGCAATCAGCTTGTTCAGATCGAAAAGCAGCAATCTAGTCTACTTGATCTCCTGCAG AGATTCATTGGGAGCTCACAAAATGGAATGCGTTCTTTGGAGACACGTGTGCATGGCCTAGAGTTGGCACTGGATGAGATCTCATGTGATCTGGCTGTATCGACTGGGAGGATGACTAAAACTGACTCCTTTGGATCCAAATGTTGCTTGCTACCGGGTGCAGATTTTTTGAGTTCCAAGTTCTGGAGGAAAACAGAGGGCCGGTATTCCTCTAGGCTTTCTATTTCTGGTATCCCCCCAACAGTGCCTGCCATGTGCCACAGAGCTGACAAGAGGGGAAATGCTGAAACGTTTGAGTTAGAGAACCGTATGTCTCAGCTACGGGGTGTTGGGGGGTTCATTTTGAATCCCCTGGCAGAGATTCAGAGTGATTCAAGGGGTATCGCTGAGGTGGCTCATcattaa